One genomic window of Candidatus Nitrosopumilus sediminis includes the following:
- the carA gene encoding glutamine-hydrolyzing carbamoyl-phosphate synthase small subunit produces the protein MIFDDGTVLNGQGFGYSTTVFGEIVFNTGMVGYTEALTDPSYNGQILTLTYPLVGNYGVPDPSIKDNDGIPKFFESNKIQIRGLVVHELSLTASHWNLKMTLDEWMNNERVPGISGIDTRELTKKLRTSGVMMAALAVSDTEIDVESIKKQLASAKHYDSEQFMDVVSTKKEQVFGNDEKSIVVVDTGAKNAILRNVRELGYKAILVPWDTSYEKIMSYNPNGVVLSSGPGDPQKCPNTIDTARKLIENNVPTLGICLGAQIIGIAGNTETYKLKYGHRGQNKPCINLENNQVYVTSQNHGYGITPESIEKSDFKLWFTNADDKTVEGIKHKKQNCIAVQFHPEAAPGPFDCKFVFEELKKLMEK, from the coding sequence CTGATTTTTGACGATGGTACTGTTCTTAATGGCCAAGGTTTTGGTTATTCTACAACTGTTTTTGGCGAGATCGTCTTTAATACTGGAATGGTCGGCTATACTGAGGCTCTCACTGATCCGTCTTATAATGGCCAAATTCTCACATTGACATATCCTTTAGTTGGAAATTATGGAGTTCCCGATCCATCAATCAAAGATAATGACGGAATACCAAAATTCTTTGAATCTAATAAAATACAAATTCGCGGTCTAGTGGTTCATGAATTATCGTTAACTGCAAGCCATTGGAATCTTAAGATGACTTTGGACGAATGGATGAACAATGAAAGGGTACCTGGAATTTCAGGTATTGATACTAGGGAATTGACAAAAAAACTTCGAACTAGTGGTGTCATGATGGCAGCCCTTGCTGTATCTGATACTGAGATTGATGTCGAGTCAATAAAAAAGCAACTTGCGTCTGCAAAGCATTATGATTCTGAACAGTTCATGGATGTAGTATCTACAAAGAAGGAACAAGTATTTGGCAATGATGAAAAATCCATTGTTGTAGTTGACACTGGTGCAAAAAATGCAATTTTAAGAAATGTTCGTGAACTAGGTTACAAGGCAATTTTAGTTCCATGGGATACTTCGTATGAAAAAATCATGTCTTACAATCCTAATGGTGTAGTTCTAAGTAGCGGTCCAGGTGATCCGCAAAAATGTCCCAATACAATTGATACTGCTAGAAAATTAATTGAAAATAATGTTCCTACATTGGGTATTTGTTTAGGTGCACAAATAATCGGGATTGCAGGAAATACTGAAACTTACAAACTAAAGTATGGACATCGAGGACAAAACAAACCTTGCATCAACTTAGAAAATAATCAAGTATATGTTACAAGTCAGAATCATGGGTATGGAATCACCCCTGAATCTATTGAAAAATCTGATTTTAAGTTATGGTTTACAAATGCTGATGATAAAACAGTAGAAGGTATTAAACACAAAAAACAAAATTGTATTGCAGTACAGTTTCATCCTGAAGCTGCTCCTGGCCCCTTTGACTGTAAATTTGTCTTTGAAGAATTAAAAAAACTCATGGAGAAATAA
- a CDS encoding AAA family ATPase — MSLAPQELENTASKYASEAIKFDSQGARGMAITNYQHAIDALVKLLQLYPTSKLNQIYKERCNSYHGRINALQQAHGVEPAVDPKASEAEQKKSVQRQENENDFEELIMKEKPDVTWDQVIGLDDAKSALRESIVYPTKRPDLFPLGWPKGMLLYGPPGTGKTMLAAATANEMDGYFINVDASSMMSKWLGEAEKNVSKLFAMARQYAEKEGKPVILFVDEVDSLLGSRNSEVGGEVRTKNQFLTEMDGVNGKGKDLMLYVIGATNKPWSLDWPFLRRFQKRIYVSLPTQEARENLFKQYTAKLNKNYRVNNAELAKLFDGYSASDIKDICQAAQIKTVHEIFNAPDYHEPVEGEEPVQPRELVTADFKNIMSRRKPSVSTEMIRAYHKWSEEFQAL; from the coding sequence ATGAGTTTAGCCCCCCAAGAATTAGAAAACACAGCAAGCAAATATGCTTCTGAAGCTATCAAATTTGATTCACAAGGTGCCCGCGGGATGGCAATTACTAATTATCAACATGCAATTGATGCTCTCGTAAAATTATTACAACTTTATCCAACCAGCAAATTGAATCAAATCTACAAAGAACGATGTAACTCTTACCATGGTAGAATTAATGCGTTACAACAGGCCCATGGTGTTGAGCCTGCAGTTGACCCTAAAGCTTCTGAGGCAGAACAAAAGAAATCTGTTCAGCGACAAGAAAATGAAAATGATTTTGAAGAATTAATCATGAAAGAAAAACCTGATGTTACTTGGGATCAAGTAATTGGTTTAGATGATGCAAAAAGTGCATTGCGTGAATCAATTGTATATCCAACTAAAAGACCTGATTTGTTTCCTCTTGGATGGCCAAAGGGAATGTTGTTGTATGGTCCACCAGGAACAGGAAAAACTATGCTTGCAGCAGCAACTGCAAATGAAATGGATGGTTATTTCATAAATGTGGATGCATCATCTATGATGAGTAAATGGTTAGGTGAAGCAGAAAAGAATGTTTCAAAATTATTTGCTATGGCAAGACAGTATGCTGAAAAAGAAGGCAAACCTGTAATTTTATTTGTAGATGAAGTGGATTCCCTGTTGGGTTCTAGAAATAGTGAAGTGGGTGGAGAAGTAAGAACCAAAAATCAATTCTTAACAGAAATGGACGGTGTTAATGGTAAAGGTAAAGACTTGATGTTGTATGTAATTGGTGCAACAAACAAACCATGGAGCCTTGATTGGCCATTTCTTAGAAGATTTCAAAAGAGAATTTACGTTTCCTTGCCTACACAAGAAGCAAGAGAAAATCTCTTTAAGCAATACACTGCTAAATTAAATAAAAATTATAGAGTCAATAACGCTGAATTGGCAAAATTGTTTGATGGATACAGTGCAAGTGATATTAAAGATATTTGCCAAGCTGCACAAATTAAAACAGTTCATGAAATTTTCAATGCACCTGATTACCATGAACCAGTTGAAGGAGAGGAACCTGTTCAACCACGAGAACTAGTAACTGCTGATTTCAAAAATATTATGTCAAGAAGAAAGCCTAGTGTCTCCACTGAAATGATTCGTGCTTATCACAAGTGGAGCGAAGAGTTCCAAGCCCTCTGA
- a CDS encoding TrmB family transcriptional regulator: MVNEHVLTVSLEEFGLSKYEAQAYVALIARGTISASELAYYSEIPRTKIYPTLLKLENKKLVIISKSKPIMCTAIAPEDAFDGIIHEQINKVNAMNSLISNLKKASEESRKSRGSEERRYFHLSANNVLSQLQTMIEGSKSSIKIMTDQWGFGLLAECKEQLLSVLRRNLDVKVLASPAQICSESYRSIPDGVEIRASEITQNCFIFDETELLMINNDNGKGAVFSSTEILGINQEKVFSNIWKNATKTKALADMTKTEAQEIYKIIKTVNDAGLMYILNSTMISKKTDADMLKLLEKNGISLKSKTLDDIIEIMDAVMQITCSGHVNFEANTKNITVESKLNSGHSLPWVSILDGCLQKQGYKTRTIYQNNSNKGEKVLIKISKN, translated from the coding sequence ATGGTAAATGAGCACGTTTTAACAGTTAGCCTAGAAGAATTTGGATTAAGTAAATATGAAGCACAGGCATATGTGGCCCTGATAGCAAGAGGAACAATTTCTGCTAGTGAGTTGGCATATTATTCAGAAATTCCAAGAACAAAAATTTACCCGACTTTACTAAAATTAGAAAATAAGAAACTAGTCATTATTTCAAAAAGCAAACCCATTATGTGTACAGCGATTGCTCCAGAAGACGCTTTTGATGGAATAATTCATGAGCAGATCAACAAAGTTAATGCAATGAATTCATTGATTTCAAATTTGAAAAAGGCAAGCGAAGAGAGCAGAAAATCAAGAGGGTCAGAGGAAAGAAGATATTTTCATTTGAGCGCAAACAATGTTTTGTCTCAACTCCAAACAATGATTGAAGGTTCAAAATCATCAATTAAAATAATGACAGATCAGTGGGGTTTTGGATTATTAGCTGAATGTAAAGAACAACTATTATCAGTTTTGAGAAGAAATTTGGATGTCAAAGTTCTGGCATCACCAGCACAAATTTGTTCAGAATCATATAGATCCATTCCAGATGGAGTTGAAATCAGAGCATCAGAGATTACACAAAATTGTTTCATTTTCGATGAAACAGAATTACTAATGATAAACAATGATAATGGAAAAGGAGCTGTTTTCTCATCTACAGAAATTTTAGGGATTAATCAAGAGAAAGTATTTTCAAACATTTGGAAAAATGCAACTAAAACCAAAGCTCTTGCAGACATGACAAAAACAGAAGCACAGGAGATTTACAAAATAATTAAAACAGTAAATGATGCAGGTTTGATGTATATCCTAAACTCTACAATGATATCTAAAAAAACAGATGCAGATATGCTCAAACTATTAGAGAAGAACGGAATTTCTCTCAAATCTAAAACACTTGATGACATAATTGAGATAATGGATGCAGTAATGCAAATCACGTGTTCAGGCCATGTTAATTTTGAAGCAAACACCAAAAACATTACTGTAGAATCAAAATTGAATAGTGGGCATTCATTACCATGGGTATCAATTTTGGATGGATGTCTTCAAAAACAAGGGTACAAGACAAGAACAATATATCAAAACAATTCAAACAAGGGTGAAAAAGTACTCATAAAAATAAGCAAAAATTAA
- a CDS encoding RidA family protein, with product MIEEKLELLGIKLPNPPTPAGSYIPAVKTGNLLFISGQIPMEEGKVLFTGKVTDDNLETAQKSARMCAINLLAQIKRELGSLDKVTRIVRLSGFVNSDAEFYQHPKVINPASDLFFEVFGDKGKHSRIAVGVACLPLNSMTEIDAIVEFSE from the coding sequence ATGATTGAAGAAAAACTTGAATTGCTAGGAATTAAACTTCCAAACCCTCCAACACCAGCAGGATCATACATTCCAGCAGTAAAGACTGGAAATTTGCTATTCATCTCAGGTCAAATCCCAATGGAGGAAGGAAAAGTACTATTCACAGGAAAAGTTACAGACGACAATCTAGAAACTGCTCAAAAATCGGCAAGAATGTGTGCAATCAATCTTTTAGCACAAATCAAAAGGGAATTAGGCAGTTTGGATAAAGTAACAAGAATTGTAAGACTATCAGGATTTGTAAATTCAGATGCAGAGTTTTACCAACATCCCAAAGTAATCAATCCGGCATCAGATTTGTTCTTTGAAGTATTTGGAGATAAAGGAAAACATTCGCGAATTGCAGTGGGTGTTGCATGTTTACCGCTAAATTCAATGACAGAAATTGATGCAATTGTGGAATTTTCAGAATGA
- a CDS encoding PEFG-CTERM sorting domain-containing protein, whose protein sequence is MYVFKISLLALIAVSIFSTSVFAEPTIQVSVSEENIQSLDSIWITGKVTDVSQWKPVRLTVTDPEGIVVYRPSVAISDDGTFRDLMHPTLPSFKLGTYTIIASQEDIDITARTQFTVTSEVMPRNQITQPSPEPAVSTPQLTDSSKITLTADTVNGSNIIKISGYTEIRSTDITFIVYAPSGNIISVGQVSPNTQGKFQLEIKTGGPVWKENGMYTITANQGTSSEYKESIKVEIKDGVVVPEFGVVASLVLAISIISIIIVSSKSKIAMPSRY, encoded by the coding sequence ATGTACGTGTTTAAAATTTCGTTATTAGCATTAATCGCAGTTTCAATATTTTCGACTTCAGTATTTGCGGAACCAACAATACAAGTTAGCGTTTCTGAAGAAAACATCCAGTCTTTGGATTCTATTTGGATAACGGGGAAGGTAACTGATGTCTCACAATGGAAGCCAGTAAGACTTACTGTAACTGATCCAGAGGGAATTGTTGTGTATAGGCCATCAGTGGCAATAAGTGATGATGGGACATTCAGAGATTTAATGCATCCAACTCTTCCAAGTTTCAAATTAGGAACATACACAATAATTGCAAGTCAGGAAGATATAGACATTACAGCAAGGACACAATTCACAGTAACATCTGAAGTAATGCCAAGAAACCAAATAACCCAACCATCTCCAGAACCAGCAGTAAGCACGCCACAATTAACAGATTCAAGCAAGATTACACTCACAGCAGACACAGTTAACGGATCAAACATTATCAAAATTAGCGGATATACAGAAATTAGAAGTACAGACATTACATTTATCGTATATGCACCAAGTGGTAACATAATTTCAGTTGGGCAAGTAAGTCCAAATACGCAAGGAAAATTCCAATTAGAAATTAAAACAGGCGGTCCAGTATGGAAAGAGAATGGAATGTATACAATTACCGCAAATCAAGGAACTTCATCAGAGTACAAAGAATCAATCAAAGTCGAAATCAAAGATGGAGTGGTAGTTCCAGAGTTTGGAGTTGTAGCATCATTGGTTTTAGCAATATCAATAATTTCAATAATTATAGTGTCATCAAAATCAAAAATTGCAATGCCATCTAGATATTAA
- a CDS encoding PPOX class F420-dependent oxidoreductase has product MINLDEIKSEKYISLETYRKNNQPVRTPVWFVVKDDLIYVVTRSKTGKVKRLKNNLQVKFALCTIKGKVTGEWISGTATILNEEETKKAVKRRDKKYGFMAKISKFLSKSKGGFFAFTIKAD; this is encoded by the coding sequence ATGATAAATTTAGACGAAATTAAATCCGAAAAATATATCTCGCTTGAAACTTATCGAAAAAATAATCAACCAGTTAGAACACCAGTATGGTTTGTAGTCAAAGATGATTTGATTTATGTCGTCACACGCAGTAAAACAGGCAAGGTAAAACGTCTAAAAAACAATTTACAAGTAAAATTTGCATTGTGTACAATTAAAGGTAAAGTTACAGGAGAATGGATTTCAGGAACTGCCACAATTCTAAATGAAGAAGAGACTAAAAAAGCAGTAAAGAGAAGGGATAAAAAATATGGGTTTATGGCAAAAATTTCAAAATTCCTGAGTAAAAGCAAGGGAGGATTTTTTGCATTTACAATTAAGGCAGATTAA
- a CDS encoding DHHA1 domain-containing protein → MRVANFLSILAVSKTKKSTTTVKKKATKKVAKKVAKKTAAKKPVKKTVAKKVTKKSASKKTTKPQRTKVICISHKEDCDGISSAAIIRQAFGGDAILVDYPGQMEALNQVVLDEKLKSLFICDLGLSKKTQDEFIDILTTLRKNKVSVTYIDHHDIDPDVVKALKKIKVKVIHDINECTAVLAYTAFKSKLNDHASFVAACAAITDYMETRPIGAKLLQIYDRQFALISATVLTYNIVGHQKEPDYLLYLVEELAESKFPHAIPNTFEFAQIQVEKLSQMIAKVKQGMKTMKNLGYMEILDAGASGAVNFVMGLSGKDVGVAYKERVDHGIYAVSVRGSKDCKVHLGKIVNTLATSLGGSGGGHDKACGAVIPKPKIKKFITELNKQIK, encoded by the coding sequence ATGAGGGTTGCAAATTTTCTATCTATATTGGCAGTATCTAAAACTAAAAAATCTACCACCACTGTTAAGAAAAAAGCAACTAAAAAAGTAGCAAAAAAAGTTGCCAAAAAAACAGCAGCAAAAAAACCTGTTAAGAAAACTGTTGCAAAAAAAGTAACAAAGAAATCTGCATCTAAAAAAACTACAAAACCACAAAGAACTAAAGTGATTTGTATTTCTCACAAAGAAGATTGTGATGGTATTAGTTCTGCTGCAATTATCAGACAGGCATTTGGCGGTGATGCAATACTGGTTGACTATCCTGGACAAATGGAAGCACTAAATCAAGTGGTTTTAGATGAAAAATTAAAGTCATTATTTATTTGTGATTTGGGTCTTAGTAAAAAAACCCAGGATGAATTTATTGATATTTTAACAACTCTGAGAAAAAACAAAGTCTCAGTAACTTACATTGATCATCATGATATAGACCCTGATGTTGTAAAGGCATTAAAAAAAATAAAAGTAAAGGTGATTCATGACATCAATGAATGTACTGCTGTTTTAGCTTACACTGCATTCAAATCAAAATTAAATGATCATGCATCATTTGTTGCAGCATGTGCTGCAATTACTGACTACATGGAAACTAGACCAATAGGTGCAAAATTACTGCAAATCTATGACCGACAATTTGCATTGATTAGTGCGACTGTTCTTACTTACAATATTGTGGGGCATCAAAAAGAACCTGATTATCTATTGTACCTTGTTGAGGAGTTGGCTGAATCCAAGTTCCCTCATGCAATACCTAACACTTTTGAATTTGCTCAAATTCAAGTTGAGAAACTATCTCAGATGATTGCCAAAGTAAAACAAGGAATGAAAACTATGAAAAATCTTGGTTATATGGAAATTTTAGATGCTGGTGCTAGTGGTGCTGTGAATTTTGTAATGGGATTGTCTGGAAAGGACGTCGGCGTTGCATACAAAGAAAGAGTTGATCATGGAATCTATGCTGTATCTGTTCGTGGCTCTAAAGATTGCAAAGTCCATCTTGGGAAAATTGTCAACACCTTGGCTACTAGTCTTGGCGGTTCTGGTGGAGGTCATGACAAGGCATGTGGTGCCGTAATTCCTAAACCCAAAATAAAAAAATTCATTACGGAATTAAATAAGCAAATCAAATAA
- a CDS encoding citrate synthase yields METKNIGLRGIEVADTRISNIDGEKGKLIYRGYDILELTKNSTFEETAYLLLYDKLPNRNQLDEFNAKLIDARFIPKQMQKNMGNWRKDADPMDMLQAFVAALAGYYDEEFANKEASYDKAINLIAKVPTIVASWNRIRNGLDIVDPDPTLSHAANFLYMMSGKRPDPEVEKIFDVCLILHADHTFNASTFTARQVASTRAHMYSACSAAIGALSGELHGGANTEVMKMLLEIGDIEKVEEWVKKEMSEGNRIMGMGHAVYKTYDPRAQVLKELSRKLAEKTKDPWFDITEKIEVTTISEMKKQKGKDIYPNVDLYSASLYYMLKIPMDLNTPIFAISRVVGWAAHIIEEKFAEAAPKPALYRPKATYVGKYCGPEGCEYQTLDLRK; encoded by the coding sequence ATGGAGACAAAAAATATCGGCCTTCGTGGAATCGAAGTAGCAGATACGAGAATTTCCAATATTGACGGAGAGAAAGGAAAGCTAATCTACCGAGGATATGATATTTTAGAATTAACCAAAAATTCAACATTTGAAGAAACAGCATATTTACTTCTTTATGACAAGCTTCCAAATAGAAATCAATTAGATGAATTTAATGCCAAATTAATTGATGCCAGGTTCATTCCAAAACAAATGCAAAAAAACATGGGCAATTGGAGAAAAGATGCAGATCCTATGGATATGCTTCAGGCTTTTGTGGCAGCACTTGCTGGATATTATGATGAAGAATTTGCAAACAAAGAAGCAAGTTATGATAAGGCAATAAACCTGATTGCAAAAGTTCCCACAATTGTTGCAAGTTGGAACAGAATAAGAAATGGACTAGACATAGTAGATCCAGACCCAACACTAAGTCATGCAGCAAATTTTCTATACATGATGTCAGGTAAAAGACCAGATCCAGAAGTTGAGAAGATCTTCGACGTGTGTTTAATTTTGCATGCAGATCATACGTTTAATGCATCTACATTTACTGCAAGACAAGTGGCATCTACTAGGGCACACATGTATTCAGCATGTAGCGCTGCAATTGGGGCACTAAGTGGGGAACTACATGGTGGGGCCAATACCGAAGTAATGAAAATGCTGCTTGAGATAGGAGATATCGAAAAAGTAGAAGAATGGGTTAAGAAAGAAATGAGCGAAGGCAACAGAATAATGGGAATGGGTCACGCAGTCTACAAAACATATGATCCAAGAGCCCAAGTACTAAAAGAATTATCTAGAAAACTAGCAGAAAAAACAAAAGACCCATGGTTTGACATTACAGAAAAAATAGAAGTCACCACAATTTCTGAAATGAAAAAACAGAAAGGAAAAGATATCTATCCTAACGTAGACCTGTACAGCGCATCATTGTATTACATGTTGAAAATTCCAATGGATCTTAATACTCCAATTTTTGCAATTTCACGTGTTGTGGGATGGGCTGCACACATCATCGAAGAAAAATTTGCAGAAGCTGCACCAAAACCAGCATTGTATAGACCAAAGGCCACTTATGTTGGAAAATATTGTGGACCTGAAGGTTGTGAATACCAAACATTAGACTTGAGAAAATAA
- a CDS encoding cupredoxin domain-containing protein, whose amino-acid sequence MAGIDRAAIAFSIAIVVIGVGFAFYMDGVQNAGPVISAPVASKTVEEKTQTDPFADIANKVKQEAPAKPMKSGWDRLTSETDPGVGHETHQLAIILAPSDKVYSGTLKYDASEPIQLVTLHGPLAAGEDKGQAIWTPDGETKFALTFVDPKNARGEWEFAGNALAVHTMNTEPFIVDYKVDYKEKPMSDTVMTGTVQTVQDPGVGHESHQLAVLLAPSSDVYSGILSYSASENIQLVTLRGPIGADEKPAKTWTPDGETIFELTFVDPKNAMGSWKFSGNALAVHTMKTNQATISYSVSATTTAGKTVQLEEKVAMKETTVDKPTGPTTHTVDIPVGTSVPGCEESNACYLPADITINVGDTVEWINIDTAAHTVTGGSPADGPSGVFDSSLVMADASYAFTFNDSGSYDYFCMVHPWMTGSVTVN is encoded by the coding sequence ATGGCAGGTATAGACAGAGCTGCAATTGCATTTTCTATTGCAATTGTAGTAATCGGTGTAGGATTTGCATTCTATATGGATGGAGTTCAAAATGCCGGTCCCGTTATTTCTGCTCCAGTAGCTTCAAAGACTGTTGAGGAAAAAACTCAAACAGACCCATTTGCAGATATTGCAAATAAGGTAAAACAAGAAGCTCCTGCAAAACCAATGAAATCAGGTTGGGATAGACTAACATCAGAAACAGATCCTGGTGTAGGTCATGAAACACACCAACTTGCAATCATTTTGGCACCAAGTGACAAAGTATATTCAGGTACACTCAAGTATGATGCATCTGAACCAATTCAACTTGTTACACTACACGGTCCATTAGCAGCTGGAGAAGACAAAGGACAAGCAATTTGGACACCAGATGGTGAAACAAAGTTTGCATTAACATTTGTTGATCCAAAGAATGCAAGAGGCGAATGGGAATTTGCCGGTAATGCTTTAGCAGTACATACAATGAATACCGAACCATTCATAGTTGATTACAAAGTAGATTACAAAGAAAAACCAATGTCAGATACTGTAATGACTGGCACAGTCCAGACAGTACAGGATCCTGGTGTAGGTCATGAATCACATCAACTTGCAGTGCTTTTGGCACCATCAAGTGATGTATATTCAGGAATTCTTTCATACTCTGCTTCTGAAAATATTCAACTAGTTACACTACGAGGACCAATCGGTGCTGATGAAAAACCAGCAAAGACATGGACACCAGATGGTGAAACTATCTTTGAATTAACATTTGTTGATCCAAAGAATGCAATGGGTTCTTGGAAATTCTCAGGTAATGCTTTAGCAGTTCACACTATGAAGACAAACCAAGCAACCATTAGTTATTCTGTAAGTGCAACTACAACTGCAGGAAAAACTGTTCAACTAGAAGAAAAAGTCGCCATGAAAGAAACCACGGTAGACAAACCAACAGGACCAACAACTCACACAGTTGATATTCCAGTAGGTACTTCAGTTCCAGGATGTGAAGAAAGTAATGCATGCTACTTACCAGCAGACATCACAATCAATGTTGGAGACACAGTAGAATGGATTAATATCGACACAGCAGCACACACAGTAACTGGTGGTAGTCCAGCTGATGGACCATCCGGCGTATTTGATAGCAGTCTAGTCATGGCAGATGCATCTTATGCATTTACATTCAATGACTCAGGCAGTTATGATTACTTCTGCATGGTTCACCCATGGATGACCGGTAGTGTCACAGTGAACTAA
- the uvrC gene encoding excinuclease ABC subunit UvrC, which produces MTFDISKINIPTDPGIYLMKDTDGTIIYIGKAKNLKNRVKSYFNKNQNYKTQKLVENISDVEFVLTDNESEAFLLESNMIKKYRPRFNIELKDQQRYTYLRISDEKYPRLLVSRRTRDGKFLGKGKTFGPFTQGSSKLLTIGTLRKAFQIRICKTLPKKVCLEYHLGNCEGPCEFKDAQERYPKHVQALQDVLKGKNQTKIFTKKLKEEMQQAAKLQQFERAKDIRDTLIRLGSLQTKQKMEYVENSDEEYFGIGIQEHSATVMNFRMINGVIRDSDKFFYDLVGDNSFSNFLYQYYSTHKIPKFIIVSELPENQKLLESLLSEQSGFDVKIITPTRGKKKDIIDLLLKNIQLIHSKGGNPGLVELKEILSLPVIPNIIECFDISNHGEDFAVGSMSRFVGGIPNKNGYRKFKIKTVSGRDDFAMIGEIIKRRYYRLLEENSELPDLIVIDGGKGQLSSAVKSLESLGLDLPCISLAKENEEVYLPKHKNPIIIPKYKSSLKILQHARDETHRFGVAYNRTIRKNQIK; this is translated from the coding sequence ATGACTTTTGATATTTCTAAAATCAATATCCCTACTGATCCTGGAATATATTTGATGAAGGATACTGATGGAACTATTATCTATATTGGCAAAGCAAAGAATTTGAAAAATAGAGTAAAATCCTATTTCAATAAAAATCAAAATTACAAAACACAAAAACTAGTTGAAAACATTTCTGATGTTGAATTTGTTTTAACTGATAATGAAAGCGAAGCATTTCTTTTAGAATCAAACATGATCAAGAAATATCGCCCTAGATTCAATATTGAATTAAAAGATCAACAAAGATACACATATCTTAGAATATCTGATGAAAAATATCCGCGACTGTTAGTTTCAAGAAGAACTAGAGATGGAAAATTTCTTGGGAAAGGTAAGACATTTGGGCCCTTCACTCAAGGTAGTTCTAAACTACTTACAATTGGTACGTTAAGAAAGGCATTTCAAATTAGAATTTGTAAAACTCTTCCAAAAAAGGTTTGCTTGGAATATCATTTGGGAAATTGTGAGGGTCCATGTGAATTTAAAGATGCTCAGGAAAGATATCCTAAACATGTCCAAGCATTACAAGATGTTCTAAAAGGAAAAAATCAAACCAAAATTTTTACAAAAAAATTGAAAGAAGAGATGCAACAAGCAGCAAAATTACAACAATTTGAGCGTGCAAAGGATATTCGTGACACTTTGATTAGACTAGGAAGCTTACAAACTAAACAGAAAATGGAGTATGTTGAAAATTCTGATGAAGAATACTTTGGCATAGGTATTCAGGAACATTCTGCAACTGTGATGAATTTTAGAATGATTAACGGTGTGATTAGAGATAGTGACAAGTTCTTTTATGATTTAGTAGGTGATAATTCGTTTTCAAATTTCTTATATCAATATTATTCGACACATAAAATTCCCAAATTTATCATAGTTAGTGAACTTCCTGAAAATCAAAAATTGCTGGAATCTTTGCTTTCAGAACAGTCTGGATTTGATGTAAAAATCATAACTCCTACTAGAGGAAAGAAAAAAGACATCATTGATCTGCTTTTGAAAAATATCCAATTGATTCATTCCAAAGGGGGCAATCCTGGTTTAGTGGAATTAAAAGAAATTCTTAGTTTACCTGTAATTCCAAATATCATTGAATGTTTTGATATTTCTAATCATGGTGAAGATTTTGCTGTGGGGTCCATGTCTAGATTTGTTGGGGGAATTCCAAACAAAAATGGATACAGGAAATTCAAAATTAAAACAGTTTCTGGAAGAGATGACTTTGCAATGATTGGAGAAATTATTAAAAGACGATACTATAGATTGCTCGAAGAAAATTCTGAACTCCCTGATTTGATTGTGATCGATGGAGGTAAAGGACAACTTAGTTCTGCAGTGAAGTCTTTAGAATCTCTTGGTTTGGATTTGCCTTGCATATCTTTAGCGAAAGAAAACGAAGAGGTATACCTTCCTAAACACAAAAATCCTATAATAATTCCAAAATACAAATCATCTCTAAAAATTTTACAACATGCAAGAGATGAGACTCATAGATTTGGTGTGGCATATAATAGAACAATAAGGAAAAATCAAATAAAATAA